In Amia ocellicauda isolate fAmiCal2 chromosome 7, fAmiCal2.hap1, whole genome shotgun sequence, the genomic window GGCCTCGGCCTCTCCACCCACGGGGCAGGGGTGCACCTCGTACCCGGGCTCCTCCGCGCCCTGGGGGGAGAACTTCCCGTGCTCGCTGAGGCGGTCGTCGAAGAACACCGGGCTGCCCACGCTGGAGCTGCCCGGGGTGGAGAAGCCCGAGTCCTCGGAGAAGCTGGGTGTCTCCCGGTTGGCGCCGCGGCCGCCGTAACCCTGCATGTAGGCCTGGCCGGCGGGGGCGCTGTGTCCGGGGTAGGAGCCCTCCGTCCGCGGCAGGTATCCCGAGTGCGCCGGCATGGCGGTGTGGAAGCGGGCGGAGGGTGCAGGGGTGGGCGGCGGCTGGATGGAGGCTGCGATGGGCAGGATGGTGGTCTCGGACGGGTCCTTGATCAGGCCGAAGCGGAACTTGAGGGCCAGCAGCTCGGCCTTGAGTCGGGCATTCTCCTCCAGGAGCGCGATGACGCGGTTCTCCAGCACCATGTCGTTGACCCGGCGCTTCTCCCGCGAGCGCTTGGCCGCCTCGTTATTCTTCTTGCGCTTGTCCCAGTAGCCGTCGTCCTTCTTCTCGTCTGGGATGAACTCGCGCTTCCGGCGCAGGCTGGCGCTGTCCTTGCGCTTCAGCTGCCCACGTCCCAGCAGGGAGCGGGCCAGGATGCTGTTGGTGGTCAGGATGGACACGGCCTCGTCCGTGAAGGAGATGCCCCCCGTCTGCACCTCCAGGGTCGCCCCAGTGGGGGAGGGCAGCAGCTCCTGCAGGAACTCGGTGGCCGGGGAGCTGTGGTTGCCTCCTGGGCCGCTCTGCTCGCTCATGCCGTGAAAGCGATCAGCAGCTTCCTCGTCCAGGCTCATCAGACTCGATGGGGCTCTTGGAGTTTTTGTTTCTCCTGCTGTGTTCACTTCTCCGCCTCTGAGTGCAGCAGCAGCCCCACCTAGCGGCACAAGGAGAGAAGCGCAGAGGGTCAACAGGGACTGCATTTGTGTAATTCTTATGTAAGATCTGTTACAACGCGCTGTTACGTAACTCTGTTACATCAAACCTATCTTTCCATTAAAATTCCCATTCAGCGGCTCAGAAAACAGACAGACTACAATTACACAAGTCTTACCCGCTGGATTTTCTAATTTACAGGACAATTTTAACCTTTTATTGACTTAATAACTTGACATTATAaggtataaaaataataaatgtatctaTTAATCTTTCAACAAATATTTTTACCGTTAAAAACAGTTCTTTGCATAATTTGTGGGATAAGTGTTTTTATACAACTGCTTAGCGTTTccatgcataaataaatgactCCCTGACTTACGCTCTATTTCGacgttttaataaaaaaaaaattgcatttaatGCACTTAAACCGAGAACTTAAGGTAATGTGAGTCCGAGGAGAGGGGTTATGTGGTCGGCCCGCCCCAGAGCCACCGCGCTGAACTACATTCCCGCTGCAGACACACGACTGAGGCTTATCCAGCACACACATGTAACATGCTCCTGCACAAACAGCCCCTCTTACAGGGTCCCCGGCAGCTGGTCTTCAATGCATTTTGCAAAACTGAACACATGTAAAATGGTTAACTCTTGCTAACATTTCGCCCTAGGTTATATACCTTCATTTTCACAGACGGTCTTAGTTGTTCTTGAACACTTTGCTACATGTGGTTTATTCCAGGTGGATTCGTGTCAATTTATTAGAGCCAGCACGTCTTCAAAGATGGACATGTAGCATCCCCGTCCTGAGGACAGTTCATTATCTCTTCTCTTCGGTCTGTATCGGAGTCTCCTCCTAATTAGCCCGTCCCGTAGATTACTGCGGTCCCTCAATGGGGGACTACATTAAA contains:
- the LOC136752555 gene encoding NFIL3 like protein — protein: MSLDEEAADRFHGMSEQSGPGGNHSSPATEFLQELLPSPTGATLEVQTGGISFTDEAVSILTTNSILARSLLGRGQLKRKDSASLRRKREFIPDEKKDDGYWDKRKKNNEAAKRSREKRRVNDMVLENRVIALLEENARLKAELLALKFRFGLIKDPSETTILPIAASIQPPPTPAPSARFHTAMPAHSGYLPRTEGSYPGHSAPAGQAYMQGYGGRGANRETPSFSEDSGFSTPGSSSVGSPVFFDDRLSEHGKFSPQGAEEPGYEVHPCPVGGEAEAEAGQYPAEAVRVGRYDLGEGMKSLPHKLRFKTPSGPECGEVSADVRRSPAQPVGGRELTREPMRGSYLLGNSQSEHAGGCGVQPAWQHGPGEESKSGRAREEQQYCAQPGGYPSASPQDSVYHVENTALKSQLSSLTEEVAQLKKLFSQQLLSKMN